In Chryseobacterium gleum, a single genomic region encodes these proteins:
- a CDS encoding DEAD/DEAH box helicase has product MDSLFPEEKIEITFNCTYVKNINGNKQEYYIGVEKGVIRKFNGSTFSGYEFLSENDSKYFISIIKSQIPQNYDAVFTLLEEYEKLTIAILSKCKKKAEYIKLPDHKNILQTWEGKFNYKKEIKDETGNITQFGLRPPQIGALHSILSHWSISNKPAVIVMPTGTGKTETMLCLTIAEKCQGLLVIVPSASLRTQIFNKFKSLGVLKDRKFQIVSSSAKNPIVGFLKTSIKSIEDANSLFESNVIISTPQIITGILNGDVKIKTSFLNWCNLLIMDEAHHSQAKEWNNIKVQLETYNKPILLFTATPFRNDKKRLQGKVIYDYPLSLAQRDNYYKQIVFHPILEFNPLKSDQLIAEKAISILEKDIEGKYDHILMARVDTMSKAEEVFEKIYKPYQKYNPVFIHSGIKQAIRKKILEDIIAGKHKIIVCVDMLGEGFDLPQLKICALHDLHKNITTSFQFFGRFTRESILKLGNASIVANIADPELKGTLKKLYQKDSDWDKIISMANEDIIGSVKEEQDFFQNFSDAEIPAKIPLRNITPAMSTVVFRLFDDEIEWEPQNYTSCFNEEKYETVSVEHEEKNLLVIVAKKVDPVKWGKIDDLLNCQYDLYIIYLNEEQKLLYINSTNNGTTHDKLAEAIVGPNKSLFNEADIYKCLDGVFQLELFNLGLKSTLDGPISFTMYAGNSIVSGLDELDKDTKSSSNLFGVGYENGDKVTIGCSSKGRVWTKLVKSIPDFCQWCDSLGNKLLDDSIDTQDIFKFIQKPELITELPANKVPVAMKWNEELYAYTSMTLHRGIPVVDFNVRLKSYSHNYVEFSIESNQSTIDYKLVLDSTIGRGYKYELIGSIPFIITYKGNEIDIAELFYDFPPITWFHDNSKMYNNIFFPFKGKISLFDTSKILALEWTGTDIRKESQKLEKRTDSIQYHIIEKLKSNIDYKIIFDDDDANEASDIIAIKFWEGGDSRVKIDLYHCKFSSKSQSGGRLKDLYEVCGQAQRSFHWRHTTYELLQHMVRRQNSRINQGKASRYEVGGDEEMNTLLNMITSGYCELEFNIYVVQPGISKKVIEKETEHLKLLGATDLLLKKTGNNFFVMTSE; this is encoded by the coding sequence ATGGATAGCCTATTCCCAGAGGAAAAGATTGAAATTACTTTCAATTGTACATATGTAAAAAATATCAACGGCAATAAACAAGAATACTATATTGGAGTTGAAAAAGGTGTTATAAGAAAATTTAATGGAAGTACATTTTCAGGATATGAATTTCTTTCCGAAAATGATTCAAAGTATTTTATCTCAATAATTAAGAGCCAGATCCCACAAAATTATGATGCTGTATTCACATTGCTTGAAGAGTATGAAAAACTGACCATTGCAATTCTTTCGAAATGTAAGAAGAAAGCAGAGTATATAAAACTTCCTGATCACAAAAATATCCTTCAGACTTGGGAAGGGAAATTTAATTACAAAAAGGAAATCAAAGATGAAACTGGTAATATTACACAGTTTGGACTTAGACCTCCACAAATTGGTGCATTACATTCTATTCTTTCCCATTGGAGCATTTCAAATAAACCTGCTGTAATTGTAATGCCTACTGGGACAGGTAAGACTGAAACAATGCTATGTTTAACTATAGCAGAAAAGTGTCAAGGCTTATTGGTAATCGTTCCTTCGGCCTCATTGAGAACCCAGATTTTCAATAAATTTAAATCTCTGGGTGTTCTAAAAGATCGTAAGTTTCAAATTGTTTCCTCTTCTGCCAAAAATCCAATTGTAGGTTTTCTAAAAACGAGTATTAAAAGCATAGAAGATGCAAACAGTTTGTTCGAATCAAATGTAATTATTTCCACTCCGCAAATAATTACAGGGATATTGAATGGTGATGTAAAAATAAAGACATCATTTCTGAATTGGTGCAATCTTTTGATTATGGATGAAGCACACCATAGTCAGGCAAAAGAGTGGAATAACATCAAAGTACAACTTGAAACTTATAATAAACCTATTTTGTTATTCACAGCGACTCCATTTAGAAATGACAAGAAACGTTTACAAGGTAAGGTTATTTACGATTATCCCCTCTCACTCGCTCAAAGAGACAATTACTATAAACAAATTGTTTTTCACCCTATTCTCGAATTTAATCCACTGAAATCTGACCAACTTATTGCAGAGAAAGCAATTTCCATTTTGGAAAAAGATATAGAGGGAAAATACGACCATATATTGATGGCAAGGGTGGATACAATGTCTAAAGCTGAAGAGGTATTTGAAAAAATCTATAAACCATATCAGAAGTACAACCCTGTATTTATTCATAGCGGTATTAAGCAGGCAATCCGCAAGAAAATATTAGAAGACATCATTGCAGGAAAGCATAAAATAATTGTATGCGTTGATATGCTTGGAGAAGGATTTGACCTTCCTCAGTTAAAAATTTGTGCATTGCACGATTTGCATAAAAACATCACAACCTCATTTCAGTTCTTTGGAAGGTTTACGCGCGAATCAATATTAAAATTGGGCAATGCGTCTATAGTAGCCAATATTGCAGATCCGGAGCTAAAAGGGACTTTGAAAAAATTATATCAAAAAGATTCGGACTGGGATAAAATTATCAGTATGGCGAATGAAGATATAATAGGCTCAGTAAAAGAAGAACAAGACTTTTTTCAGAATTTTTCAGATGCTGAGATCCCGGCAAAAATTCCATTGCGAAATATAACGCCAGCGATGAGCACAGTTGTCTTCAGGTTATTTGATGATGAGATCGAATGGGAACCACAGAATTATACATCTTGTTTTAATGAAGAAAAATATGAAACAGTATCAGTAGAACATGAAGAAAAAAATCTACTCGTTATTGTTGCAAAAAAAGTTGATCCTGTAAAATGGGGGAAAATAGACGATTTGCTAAACTGTCAATATGATCTCTATATAATATACCTGAACGAAGAACAGAAACTACTCTATATAAACAGTACAAATAATGGAACAACGCATGATAAACTTGCCGAAGCAATTGTAGGACCCAATAAAAGTTTGTTTAACGAGGCTGATATTTATAAGTGCCTGGATGGAGTGTTTCAATTGGAGCTATTTAATCTAGGTTTAAAGTCTACTTTAGATGGTCCTATCAGTTTCACTATGTATGCAGGAAATTCTATAGTGAGTGGTCTGGATGAATTGGACAAGGATACTAAATCCAGTTCAAATCTTTTCGGAGTCGGTTATGAGAATGGAGATAAGGTTACAATTGGTTGCTCCTCGAAAGGTAGAGTTTGGACTAAATTGGTGAAAAGTATTCCCGATTTCTGCCAATGGTGTGATAGTCTTGGCAACAAGCTCTTAGATGATTCTATCGATACACAAGACATTTTCAAATTCATTCAGAAACCAGAATTGATTACAGAACTCCCTGCGAACAAAGTTCCTGTAGCCATGAAATGGAACGAAGAATTATATGCTTATACCTCTATGACCCTGCACAGAGGCATTCCCGTGGTTGATTTTAATGTCAGATTGAAATCATATAGTCATAATTACGTCGAATTCTCGATTGAGTCAAATCAGAGTACCATTGACTATAAATTGGTATTGGATTCTACGATTGGACGTGGTTATAAATACGAATTGATTGGTAGTATACCTTTTATAATTACTTATAAAGGAAACGAAATAGATATAGCCGAATTATTTTATGATTTTCCTCCGATAACTTGGTTTCATGACAATTCCAAAATGTATAATAATATCTTTTTCCCTTTTAAAGGTAAAATTAGCCTTTTTGATACCTCAAAAATACTTGCTTTAGAATGGACGGGTACAGACATTCGGAAAGAATCACAGAAACTAGAAAAGAGAACTGACTCAATTCAATACCATATTATTGAAAAGCTAAAATCTAATATTGATTATAAAATAATATTTGACGACGATGATGCCAATGAAGCGAGTGATATTATAGCGATAAAATTTTGGGAGGGTGGAGACAGTAGAGTAAAAATAGACTTGTACCATTGTAAGTTTTCATCAAAATCGCAAAGCGGTGGTCGCTTAAAGGATTTATATGAGGTGTGTGGGCAAGCGCAAAGAAGCTTTCATTGGAGGCATACCACTTATGAACTTCTGCAACATATGGTTAGACGTCAAAATTCACGTATTAACCAAGGGAAAGCAAGTAGGTACGAAGTCGGTGGGGATGAAGAAATGAACACCTTATTAAATATGATAACATCAGGATACTGTGAACTCGAATTCAATATTTATGTTGTGCAGCCCGGCATTTCTAAAAAGGTTATTGAAAAAGAAACGGAGCACTTAAAATTACTTGGTGCTACTGATTTGTTGTTAAAAAAGACAGGAAATAATTTCTTTGTAATGACGAGTGAATAA
- a CDS encoding tetratricopeptide repeat protein, which produces MPDIDLNSIKIFKRNGDAISTNRGFYYQYLSFLKKWITNFINGDDSPIYTEVDNDIKEVGKNLVFTQLKCYSSDFSLNSKEIKHTLFDFFITYLRYKQNNITPKFSFLTNSGIQKREKLLGKWLNREVFDNSTDLESLKKKNREILKGESNKIRLAKLNRQNITSIKKLEINESYKALCTILSDDLIVEDFCRAVHWDFGEITTEEAIFQIRQNILSLLKNKVFGDKPTEIIFRVLLSEIYRCSQETEASMRCLASLDLQNLLNLTDTEIFQRIDSKFIQLIGFELEEIKDRIKAVESVQESQAVLIEKLRPNTLEKLDLTLVPYVNDVEEVFGWENELKEVFDILNKKKLITVNNYGGVGKTTFAKKFLTINRNKFNNVVWLNIEKSIETSFVFNNLLLSNLRINLDKDKTVEEQFNIILNELDKIGENNLIILDIQENDETYSALNNIANLRNWKKIFLTRAKLKTLNPYLLPYLDYDSAISLFKLHCSKEFDETVFKSFINYIEFNTLIIELVAKTIENGFDLTLEFVFNSLETQNLNNELLKIDIDLYDKENKVTAIFDFILQKFSVKGINDTEKFFLDYLALLPSTDIVIEDLVLICGKEFYDANKLSYINSINSLEKKGLVQYENDKKSIRVHKILQQTIIYRLRAGNSDFIGFMLYISWLTHRLTEGYNNPKESFRFLKYAESILNNIKEEYRTSIYQPLLLLENEYLHLSSFFFIRDNSDELWADLIKRTEKYLGKDALCLGAMYNNLASTLNIENSLDDIIKYQRKANNLYLQHSRDFKNGDLLMFITSLQNLAQAYLLKDDPENVLKCLQKVAALRKQNYFYHDAQVGVGYSILSELHRRNKNFDESESLIKKAIKYHNSIPKEKRNELLLSSYYNKLSESSILKNNLDDAIIHQLRCVEILESQGIKNTHAVKMYQFLIDLFKISNNPENHIIYKDKLESLIKQN; this is translated from the coding sequence ATGCCAGATATAGACCTAAACTCAATTAAGATTTTTAAAAGAAATGGCGATGCGATTTCAACGAATAGAGGTTTCTATTATCAGTACTTATCTTTCTTAAAGAAATGGATAACTAACTTTATAAATGGAGATGACAGTCCCATTTATACAGAAGTTGACAATGATATTAAAGAAGTTGGAAAGAACCTTGTGTTCACACAATTAAAATGCTATAGTTCAGATTTTAGTTTAAATTCAAAAGAGATTAAACATACTCTATTTGACTTTTTTATAACCTACCTTAGGTACAAGCAAAACAACATTACGCCAAAATTCTCTTTTCTTACCAATTCTGGAATACAAAAGAGAGAAAAATTATTGGGAAAATGGCTTAACAGAGAAGTTTTTGATAATTCTACAGACCTTGAATCTTTAAAAAAGAAAAATAGAGAAATACTTAAAGGTGAATCTAATAAAATAAGGCTGGCTAAACTTAACCGTCAAAATATCACTTCAATAAAAAAGCTTGAAATCAACGAAAGTTATAAAGCGCTTTGCACTATTCTCTCGGATGATTTAATTGTTGAAGATTTTTGTAGAGCTGTCCACTGGGATTTCGGAGAAATTACGACAGAGGAAGCTATTTTCCAAATTAGGCAAAACATATTATCCTTATTAAAGAACAAAGTATTTGGTGATAAGCCGACCGAAATTATTTTTAGAGTTCTTTTGTCTGAAATATACAGATGTTCACAAGAAACCGAAGCTTCGATGCGCTGCCTGGCAAGCTTGGACTTACAAAACCTTTTAAATCTAACAGATACTGAAATATTTCAAAGAATTGATTCAAAATTTATACAATTAATTGGTTTTGAATTAGAGGAAATAAAGGATAGAATTAAAGCGGTTGAATCCGTACAGGAAAGTCAAGCTGTATTAATAGAAAAGCTAAGACCAAATACATTAGAAAAGCTTGATTTGACATTAGTTCCATATGTCAATGATGTTGAAGAAGTATTTGGTTGGGAAAATGAACTTAAGGAGGTATTTGATATTCTCAACAAAAAAAAACTTATAACAGTTAATAATTATGGTGGTGTTGGAAAAACAACATTTGCTAAAAAATTTCTTACAATTAACCGCAATAAATTTAATAACGTCGTATGGTTAAATATCGAAAAATCAATAGAAACTTCATTTGTCTTTAATAACCTGTTGCTTTCTAACTTGCGTATCAATTTGGATAAGGATAAAACTGTAGAAGAACAGTTTAATATTATATTGAATGAGCTAGATAAAATTGGTGAAAATAACCTTATCATACTAGACATCCAAGAAAATGACGAGACTTATTCTGCTCTTAACAACATCGCGAATTTAAGAAACTGGAAGAAAATATTTCTTACGCGAGCAAAACTTAAAACGTTAAACCCTTACTTACTTCCGTATTTGGATTATGACAGTGCAATCAGCCTTTTTAAATTACATTGTTCAAAGGAATTTGACGAAACAGTATTTAAATCTTTTATAAATTATATCGAGTTTAACACCCTTATCATAGAGCTTGTTGCCAAAACTATTGAGAATGGATTTGATCTAACTTTAGAGTTTGTATTTAATTCCTTAGAAACACAAAATCTAAATAATGAATTGCTCAAAATAGATATTGACCTTTATGATAAGGAGAATAAAGTAACGGCTATATTTGACTTTATTCTGCAAAAATTTTCTGTAAAAGGTATCAACGATACAGAAAAGTTCTTTTTGGATTATCTTGCCTTACTCCCATCTACAGATATTGTCATTGAAGATTTAGTATTAATTTGTGGTAAGGAATTTTATGATGCTAACAAACTAAGTTATATAAACTCAATTAATTCTTTAGAAAAGAAAGGGCTTGTACAATACGAGAATGACAAGAAAAGTATACGAGTTCATAAAATACTCCAACAAACAATTATATATAGATTAAGAGCTGGGAATAGCGATTTTATAGGTTTCATGTTATATATATCTTGGCTAACACATAGATTAACCGAAGGTTATAATAATCCAAAAGAATCATTCAGATTTTTAAAATATGCTGAATCAATTTTAAATAACATTAAAGAAGAGTATCGGACAAGTATTTATCAGCCGCTTTTACTTCTTGAAAATGAATATTTGCATTTATCATCATTCTTCTTTATACGTGATAATAGCGATGAATTATGGGCAGACTTGATAAAGAGAACTGAAAAATATTTAGGAAAGGATGCGCTTTGCTTGGGAGCAATGTATAACAATCTAGCATCAACATTAAATATTGAAAATTCTTTGGATGATATTATTAAATACCAAAGAAAAGCTAATAATTTATATTTACAACATTCTCGTGATTTTAAAAACGGTGATTTATTAATGTTTATTACATCATTACAAAATCTGGCGCAGGCATATCTTTTAAAAGATGATCCAGAAAACGTACTCAAATGTCTCCAAAAAGTAGCAGCCCTTAGAAAACAAAATTATTTTTATCATGATGCACAAGTCGGCGTAGGGTATAGTATATTGTCTGAACTTCACCGTAGGAACAAAAATTTTGATGAATCTGAGTCATTGATCAAGAAAGCTATTAAATATCATAATTCAATACCCAAAGAAAAGAGAAATGAACTTCTATTATCTAGCTACTACAATAAATTATCGGAAAGTTCCATTTTGAAAAACAATTTGGATGATGCAATAATACATCAATTAAGATGTGTAGAAATTCTGGAATCGCAAGGAATCAAAAATACGCATGCTGTAAAGATGTATCAATTTCTCATTGACTTATTTAAAATAAGTAATAACCCTGAGAATCACATAATTTATAAGGATAAGCTTGAATCATTAATAAAACAGAATTGA